One segment of Alistipes finegoldii DSM 17242 DNA contains the following:
- a CDS encoding FecR family protein: MNQEILYRYLKGDTTPQEDLQVAEWLEADPVANQKELDIVRFVFEGMELYGNDARGGALRPRGIVIPWRKVWIFAMRAAAVLLLVFAGGYVAHQRTYEAISDRLTAVHVPNGQRIEITLPDGSRVWLNSGARIEYPVVFKKNLRSVKLSGEALFDVRHDAECPFEVETFATKINVLGTKFNVIADETYDRFSAALLQGRIKVTNLLDPRRQEIVMKPDDIVNLSNGRLFVETIRDPEALCWTEGLVRISGLPFDELMAKFEQVFDVKIVIARNSIPDIGKISGKIRVNDGIENALHILQYAADFSFEKDEETNVVTIR; this comes from the coding sequence GTGAATCAGGAAATTTTATACAGGTATCTTAAAGGCGATACCACGCCGCAGGAGGACTTGCAGGTCGCGGAGTGGCTGGAAGCCGATCCGGTTGCCAACCAGAAGGAACTGGACATCGTCCGCTTCGTATTCGAGGGGATGGAGTTGTACGGAAACGACGCGAGGGGCGGAGCGCTCCGGCCGCGCGGAATAGTCATTCCGTGGCGCAAGGTGTGGATCTTTGCCATGCGTGCGGCCGCCGTGCTGCTGCTCGTCTTTGCGGGCGGGTATGTCGCCCACCAGCGTACGTACGAAGCCATTTCCGACCGGCTGACTGCGGTGCACGTTCCCAACGGCCAGCGCATCGAAATCACCCTGCCCGACGGTTCCCGCGTCTGGCTGAATTCGGGCGCCCGGATCGAATATCCGGTCGTATTCAAAAAGAATCTCCGCAGCGTGAAACTTTCGGGCGAGGCGCTGTTCGACGTGCGTCACGACGCCGAATGCCCCTTCGAGGTCGAGACCTTTGCGACCAAGATCAACGTGCTCGGAACGAAATTCAACGTAATAGCGGACGAGACCTACGACCGGTTTTCGGCGGCATTGCTGCAGGGCCGGATCAAAGTTACCAACCTGCTCGATCCGCGCAGGCAGGAGATCGTTATGAAACCCGATGATATTGTGAATCTTTCGAACGGCCGTCTGTTCGTCGAGACGATCAGGGATCCGGAGGCGCTCTGCTGGACCGAAGGTCTGGTGCGCATCAGCGGACTTCCGTTCGATGAACTGATGGCCAAGTTCGAGCAGGTGTTCGACGTCAAGATCGTCATCGCGCGGAATTCGATTCCCGACATCGGAAAAATCAGCGGTAAGATTCGTGTGAACGACGGCATCGAGAATGCCCTCCACATCTTGCAGTACGCCGCCGATTTTTCCTTCGAGAAGGATGAGGAGACCAATGTGGTGACGATCCGCTGA
- a CDS encoding RNA polymerase sigma-70 factor has protein sequence MDRQTPVLTSDEFGKFFSEYKNRFVSIAYGYVHDTDIAKDIVTDSFMYLWEHREQVNMAENIKGYIYFCVRTRCANHIKEQEVLRRAKNEITKDAYWKLQSSLNSLSSDELSKKLFQSEIIELFSRELAKMPELTRAVYQASRQEGLTYQQIAERYNISTRQVASEMQRAYAQLRVPLKDYLPVIGLLFAMLSK, from the coding sequence ATGGATAGACAAACACCCGTACTGACTTCGGACGAATTCGGAAAGTTCTTTTCCGAATACAAAAACCGTTTTGTCAGCATCGCATACGGGTACGTACACGATACGGATATCGCGAAGGATATCGTAACGGACAGTTTCATGTATCTTTGGGAACACCGGGAGCAGGTGAATATGGCCGAAAACATCAAGGGATACATCTACTTTTGCGTGAGGACCCGATGCGCCAACCACATCAAAGAGCAGGAGGTGCTCCGCAGGGCCAAAAACGAGATCACCAAAGACGCCTACTGGAAGCTGCAATCCAGCCTGAACTCCCTGAGCAGCGACGAGCTTTCCAAAAAACTCTTCCAGTCGGAAATCATCGAACTGTTCAGCCGGGAACTCGCCAAAATGCCGGAGCTGACACGGGCCGTCTATCAGGCCAGCCGTCAGGAGGGACTCACCTATCAGCAGATAGCCGAACGATACAACATCTCGACCCGACAGGTGGCATCCGAGATGCAGCGGGCCTATGCGCAGCTCCGCGTTCCCCTGAAAGACTATCTGCCCGTAATCGGACTCCTGTTCGCCATGCTCTCGAAATAG
- a CDS encoding aspartate-semialdehyde dehydrogenase, whose product MKIAIVGASGAVGQEFLRILEQRDLPIGELLLFGSQRSAGRVYKFRGKDITVKLLQHNDDFKGVDFALTSAGAGTSREFAETITRHGAVMIDNSSAFRMDAEVPLVVPEVNPEDAKNAPRRIIANPNCTTIQMVVALKAIEQVSHIRRVHVSTYQSASGAGAAAMDELVEQYAELGAGKEPTVNKFAFQLAYNVIPHIDVFTDNDYTKEEMKMFHETRKIMHSDIAVSATCVRVPVMRAHSESIWLETERPVSVAEAREAFAKAKGVVLMDQPADKVYPMPLFIAGKDPVYVGRIRRDLTCENGLTFWCVSDQIKKGAALNAVQILETLI is encoded by the coding sequence ATGAAGATTGCGATTGTGGGCGCCAGCGGTGCTGTGGGCCAAGAATTTCTGAGGATTTTGGAGCAGCGCGACCTGCCGATCGGCGAATTGCTGCTGTTCGGTTCGCAGCGCAGCGCGGGCCGTGTCTATAAATTCCGCGGAAAGGATATAACTGTCAAACTGTTGCAGCATAACGACGACTTCAAGGGGGTGGATTTCGCCCTCACTTCGGCCGGAGCCGGAACTTCGCGCGAATTCGCGGAGACGATCACCAGACACGGCGCGGTCATGATCGACAATTCGAGCGCCTTCCGCATGGACGCCGAGGTGCCGCTGGTGGTGCCGGAGGTCAATCCCGAAGATGCGAAGAACGCTCCGCGTCGCATTATCGCCAACCCCAACTGCACGACGATCCAGATGGTCGTGGCGCTGAAGGCGATCGAGCAGGTGTCGCACATCCGCCGCGTGCATGTCTCGACCTACCAGTCCGCCAGCGGCGCCGGAGCCGCGGCGATGGACGAACTGGTGGAGCAGTACGCCGAGCTGGGCGCGGGCAAGGAGCCGACCGTCAATAAATTCGCCTTTCAGTTGGCTTACAACGTGATTCCCCATATCGACGTCTTTACGGACAACGACTATACGAAGGAGGAGATGAAGATGTTCCACGAGACGCGCAAGATCATGCACTCGGATATCGCCGTGTCGGCGACCTGCGTGCGTGTGCCGGTGATGCGCGCCCATTCGGAGAGCATCTGGCTCGAAACGGAGCGTCCCGTGTCGGTCGCCGAGGCCCGTGAGGCCTTTGCCAAGGCAAAGGGCGTCGTGCTGATGGACCAGCCTGCGGACAAAGTCTATCCGATGCCGCTCTTCATCGCGGGCAAGGACCCCGTCTACGTGGGCCGCATCCGCCGCGACCTGACCTGCGAAAACGGCCTGACGTTCTGGTGCGTCAGCGACCAGATCAAGAAGGGCGCGGCGCTCAATGCCGTGCAGATTCTCGAAACGCTGATCTGA
- a CDS encoding transglycosylase domain-containing protein, which produces MPKKKKTDVSPKTIKWIWCLAFAPFALLFFMLLLTAFGLFGRMPSFEELENPRSNLATEIYSEDGKVIGTFFVQNRSYVQYADLFPDDSTLHIRLGGHEVPPIVAALIATEDARFRTHSGIDIPSLARVAVKTVLLQNTSQGGGSTITQQLAKNLFPRDTVRNRGRLVRNAKLVTSKLKEWITALKLEYNYTKEEIAAMYLNTVEYGSNAYGIKSAALTFFNKEPHELNVQEAAVLVGVVNAPSRYSPVRNYDNALARRNLVISRMEDAGAITRKQRDSLSALPIVLNYRPVSHNEGTATYFREMLRLVMNAERPKRNQFYNEWDYDQAVKEYEENPLYGWCRKNRKADGTPYNIYRDGLKIYTTINSTMQTYAEQAVQKQMESVIQPRMDAQYRRTKTLFIDADKAERERIMRHAVRYSDRYREMRNAGASEKEINASFDKPCSMKVFTYKGERDTLMTPRDSILHHKRIMRASFVALDPRTGYVKAYVGGPNFRYFKYDMAKQGKRQIGSTIKPFVYTFAIDHLGLTPCTMVPNLPVTIETANGTAWSPKEAGKVEYDGVMHPLSWGLARSRNNYSAWIMKQAKQPAAVADFIHNMGIRSYIDPVPALALGSSESNVFELVSAFSTFANEGVHNDAIFVTRIEDRQGNVIANFIPQSQDAVSERTAYTMLTMLQGVVTSGTAGRLNRDYGFSGVEIGGKTGTSNKNRDAWFMCVAPKLVAGAWVGGEDQSVHFVSGGEGSVMALPIVGDFMKRVYDDGRLGLSRNDQFIRPAMMPRYDCDEETDPEGRVPDADDDNFFD; this is translated from the coding sequence ATGCCAAAGAAGAAAAAGACGGACGTGAGTCCGAAAACGATAAAATGGATCTGGTGTCTGGCCTTCGCGCCGTTCGCTCTGCTCTTCTTCATGCTGCTGCTGACCGCCTTCGGGCTGTTCGGCCGCATGCCTTCGTTCGAGGAGCTGGAGAATCCCCGCAGCAACCTTGCCACGGAGATCTATTCCGAGGACGGCAAGGTCATCGGCACCTTCTTCGTGCAGAACCGTTCCTACGTTCAGTACGCCGATCTTTTCCCGGACGATTCGACGCTCCATATCCGGCTCGGAGGACACGAGGTGCCGCCGATCGTCGCGGCGCTGATCGCCACCGAGGACGCCCGTTTCAGAACCCATTCGGGCATCGACATCCCCTCGCTGGCCCGTGTGGCAGTGAAGACCGTGCTGTTGCAGAACACCTCGCAGGGCGGCGGCTCGACCATCACGCAGCAGCTGGCCAAGAACCTCTTTCCGCGCGACACGGTGCGCAACCGCGGGCGGCTGGTCCGCAACGCCAAGCTCGTCACGTCGAAGCTCAAGGAGTGGATCACGGCCCTCAAGCTCGAATACAACTATACCAAGGAGGAGATCGCCGCCATGTACCTCAATACGGTGGAGTACGGCTCCAACGCCTACGGCATCAAGTCCGCGGCCCTTACCTTCTTCAACAAGGAGCCTCACGAGCTGAACGTGCAGGAGGCCGCCGTGCTGGTGGGCGTGGTGAATGCCCCGTCGCGTTATTCGCCGGTGCGGAATTACGACAACGCCCTCGCGCGCCGCAACCTCGTCATTTCGCGCATGGAGGACGCCGGGGCCATTACGCGCAAGCAGCGCGATTCGCTCAGCGCGCTTCCCATCGTCCTCAATTACCGTCCCGTGTCGCACAACGAAGGTACGGCGACCTACTTCCGCGAGATGCTGCGTCTTGTGATGAACGCCGAACGTCCCAAACGCAATCAGTTCTACAACGAGTGGGACTACGATCAGGCGGTGAAGGAGTACGAGGAGAATCCGCTCTACGGCTGGTGCCGCAAGAACCGCAAGGCCGACGGCACGCCCTACAACATCTACCGCGACGGCCTGAAGATCTATACCACGATCAATTCGACGATGCAGACCTATGCCGAGCAGGCCGTCCAGAAACAGATGGAATCGGTCATCCAGCCCCGCATGGACGCCCAGTACCGGCGCACCAAGACGCTCTTTATCGACGCCGACAAGGCGGAGCGCGAGCGCATCATGCGTCACGCCGTCCGCTATTCGGACCGCTACCGCGAGATGAGGAACGCCGGCGCGAGCGAGAAGGAGATCAACGCTTCGTTCGACAAACCCTGCTCGATGAAGGTCTTCACCTACAAGGGCGAACGCGATACGCTGATGACTCCGCGCGACTCGATCCTGCACCACAAGCGTATCATGCGGGCGTCGTTCGTGGCGCTCGATCCCCGTACGGGATATGTCAAGGCGTACGTCGGCGGACCCAATTTCCGCTACTTCAAATACGACATGGCCAAGCAGGGCAAACGTCAGATCGGTTCGACGATCAAACCCTTCGTCTACACCTTCGCCATCGACCATCTGGGGCTGACGCCCTGCACGATGGTGCCCAACCTGCCCGTTACGATCGAGACGGCCAACGGCACGGCGTGGTCGCCCAAGGAGGCGGGCAAGGTCGAGTACGACGGCGTGATGCACCCCCTGAGCTGGGGTCTTGCCCGCAGCCGCAACAACTATTCGGCGTGGATCATGAAGCAGGCCAAACAGCCTGCGGCGGTCGCCGACTTCATTCACAACATGGGTATCCGCAGCTATATCGACCCCGTGCCGGCGCTGGCGCTCGGCTCGTCGGAATCGAACGTTTTCGAGCTGGTGAGCGCCTTCTCGACCTTCGCTAACGAGGGCGTGCATAACGACGCCATTTTCGTGACGCGCATCGAGGACCGGCAGGGCAACGTGATCGCCAACTTCATACCCCAGTCGCAGGACGCCGTCAGCGAGCGCACGGCCTATACGATGCTGACGATGCTGCAGGGCGTGGTGACGTCGGGTACGGCCGGCCGCCTGAACCGCGATTACGGCTTTTCGGGCGTGGAGATCGGCGGCAAGACCGGCACCTCGAACAAGAACCGCGACGCATGGTTCATGTGCGTGGCCCCGAAACTCGTGGCGGGCGCATGGGTCGGCGGCGAGGATCAGTCGGTGCATTTCGTATCGGGCGGCGAGGGCAGCGTGATGGCGTTGCCGATCGTGGGCGACTTCATGAAACGGGTCTACGACGACGGCCGTCTCGGCCTGAGCCGCAACGACCAGTTTATCCGCCCGGCGATGATGCCGCGCTACGACTGCGACGAGGAGACCGATCCTGAGGGGCGTGTCCCGGATGCGGACGACGACAATTTCTTCGACTGA